A window of the Bacillota bacterium genome harbors these coding sequences:
- a CDS encoding type II toxin-antitoxin system HicA family toxin: MCKVLRHFDFEERIKGSHHIFYKDGIEEILNIQPVGSKAKPYQVKQVRSILLKYKMGVDYDV; the protein is encoded by the coding sequence TTGTGTAAGGTCTTAAGGCATTTTGATTTTGAAGAGAGAATAAAAGGTAGTCATCATATATTCTATAAAGATGGAATAGAAGAGATATTAAATATACAACCTGTTGGATCAAAAGCTAAGCCGTATCAAGTTAAGCAAGTAAGAAGTATATTATTAAAGTATAAGATGGGAGTTGATTATGATGTTTAA
- a CDS encoding type II toxin-antitoxin system HicB family antitoxin — translation MFKYEIIIYWSEEDNCYIAEVPELPGCTADGKSYKDVLENVEKIIEEWIETAKSIDREIPKPKGKLAYA, via the coding sequence ATGTTTAAATATGAAATCATTATTTATTGGAGTGAAGAAGATAACTGCTATATTGCAGAAGTCCCTGAATTACCTGGATGCACAGCAGATGGTAAGTCGTATAAGGATGTATTAGAAAATGTAGAAAAAATAATAGAAGAATGGATTGAGACTGCAAAATCGATCGATAGAGAAATACCTAAGCCGAAAGGCAAACTGGCTTATGCATAA
- a CDS encoding IS1634 family transposase, giving the protein MIIPNPKMAFHISYKDFYGKPGTIDVVFYDVTTFAFESVKQDDLRDFGYSKDNKYNEVQVVMGMLIDCEGCPIGYELYKGSTFNRKTMAGALENLKKHFGIRHVVIVADKGLNSKINLKLIRDAGYGYIVASRIKNMSQEIQQQVLENEGYSYITGPCKLDGKPEPLRYKILDYVNKIKDEQSKEYELREHLQTTKKSNRKHRGLYIIEDKLLNADCVGAYNIMKKYLQRVGKPITAVVGLDTPVAYRWDFFHGFIGSTKLANLLAM; this is encoded by the coding sequence TTGATAATTCCCAACCCCAAGATGGCTTTTCATATCTCTTATAAAGATTTCTATGGAAAACCGGGAACCATAGATGTTGTATTTTACGATGTAACTACATTTGCATTTGAGAGTGTAAAACAGGATGACCTGAGGGATTTTGGGTATAGCAAGGATAACAAATACAATGAAGTACAGGTAGTGATGGGTATGCTGATAGATTGTGAAGGGTGTCCCATCGGATATGAATTATACAAAGGCAGTACATTTAATAGGAAAACCATGGCAGGGGCATTAGAGAACCTAAAAAAGCATTTTGGGATACGTCATGTAGTAATTGTTGCAGATAAGGGATTAAACAGTAAGATTAATCTAAAGCTCATACGGGATGCAGGGTATGGGTATATCGTAGCCAGCCGGATAAAGAATATGAGTCAGGAAATACAACAGCAGGTGCTTGAGAACGAAGGTTATTCATATATAACAGGGCCTTGTAAACTTGACGGTAAACCGGAACCACTTCGTTATAAGATATTGGATTATGTTAATAAAATCAAGGATGAACAAAGCAAAGAATATGAACTTAGAGAACATCTACAAACTACGAAGAAATCAAACCGCAAACATAGAGGTCTATATATTATTGAAGACAAATTGCTTAATGCTGATTGTGTAGGAGCATACAACATAATGAAAAAGTATCTGCAAAGGGTAGGTAAACCTATCACGGCAGTAGTGGGGTTGGACACCCCTGTTGCGTACCGATGGGATTTCTTTCATGGTTTCATCGGGAGCACAAAGCTCGCCAATTTATTGGCGATGTAG